The Verrucomicrobiota bacterium JB022 genome includes a region encoding these proteins:
- a CDS encoding alpha/beta hydrolase-fold protein — translation MTSLLPRLLALFALALPAALHSENTYSIQPLLDRKAPPPSPLIHDDRRVTFFFRAPQVDEVVLAWGEWKPEQHPMERSTDGLWSVTVGPVEPGLYGYNFIVDGLWVLDRANPTVKAGTVVYSSLVDVPGKPPRFDQRQNVPQGAVHIHHFYAPELDRMRGYRVYTPPGYDPAGEQRYPVLYLRHGMGDHEGNWTQEGRADVILDNLIAAGKAEPMIVVMPNGLLDGSWAGGSMPEGIEGLERELFRDIMLQVEQRYRVKTGPAHTAIAGLSMGGGQSFLIGLRHPERFGWVGDFSSGLLSAVEFKVEERIPGLYDRAEEVNKHYGLIYLACGTDDPRLEGHQELVAELRAHNIDVAYHETPGGHEWSVWREELRNLAQQLFKKSPTKKQ, via the coding sequence ATGACCTCCTTGTTGCCCCGCCTGCTGGCGCTGTTTGCGCTGGCCCTGCCCGCCGCGCTCCACAGTGAGAACACCTACTCCATCCAGCCGCTGCTCGACCGCAAGGCGCCCCCGCCCTCGCCCCTCATCCACGACGACCGGCGGGTGACGTTCTTCTTCCGCGCCCCCCAGGTAGACGAAGTTGTGCTCGCCTGGGGCGAGTGGAAGCCCGAGCAGCACCCGATGGAGCGTAGCACCGACGGCCTCTGGAGCGTCACCGTCGGCCCCGTCGAGCCGGGGCTCTACGGCTACAACTTCATCGTCGACGGCCTCTGGGTGCTCGACCGCGCCAACCCCACCGTCAAGGCAGGCACCGTCGTCTACTCCAGCCTCGTCGACGTGCCGGGCAAGCCCCCGCGCTTCGACCAGCGCCAGAACGTACCGCAAGGCGCGGTGCACATCCACCACTTTTACGCGCCAGAGCTGGACCGCATGCGCGGCTACCGCGTCTACACCCCGCCCGGCTATGATCCGGCGGGCGAGCAACGCTACCCCGTGCTCTACCTCCGCCACGGCATGGGAGATCACGAAGGCAACTGGACCCAGGAGGGGCGTGCCGACGTGATCCTCGACAACCTGATCGCCGCCGGTAAGGCCGAGCCCATGATCGTCGTGATGCCCAATGGCCTGCTCGACGGCTCATGGGCCGGCGGCAGCATGCCCGAAGGCATCGAAGGGCTCGAGCGCGAGCTGTTTCGCGACATCATGCTGCAAGTCGAGCAGCGCTACCGCGTGAAGACCGGCCCCGCCCACACGGCCATTGCCGGGCTCTCGATGGGCGGCGGGCAGTCGTTCCTCATCGGCCTGCGCCACCCCGAGCGCTTCGGCTGGGTGGGCGACTTCAGCAGCGGCCTGCTCAGCGCCGTGGAGTTCAAGGTGGAGGAACGCATCCCGGGGCTTTACGACCGCGCCGAAGAGGTCAACAAACACTACGGCCTCATCTACCTCGCCTGCGGCACCGACGATCCCCGTCTGGAAGGCCATCAGGAGCTGGTGGCCGAGCTGCGTGCCCACAACATCGACGTAGCCTACCACGAGACCCCCGGCGGCCACGAGTGGAGCGTGTGGCGCGAAGAGCTGAGAAACCTTGCTCAGCAGCTTTTCAAAAAAAGCCCTACCAAAAAACAATAG
- a CDS encoding Cache 3/Cache 2 fusion domain-containing protein, protein MFKSFALRQRLLCLGIFCAVAPLIAVALLSEWEGRRLKHEAATRVEAQVSQQLNLFTQGLRQRTALADTLLLQKVATSLGAAAEIMAAKGQLQIDASQPVTWQAVNQISGEASEITLPQVVVGGEWLGQESTFTAGRDVPVVDRLRMRTGDTATIFQRMNEQGDMLRIATNVAKLDGTRAIGTYIPHTSPVVQAVLAGDTFYGRAFVVNQHYITAYEPLKDDAGEVIGILYVGTPDAVATVSLREQFAQTRIGDSGHIFVMNAQGGNQGKLLVGAPESTEAKADASPLAYASDAQRQELATQALALKEGELATELRDLPNSGGQPEAQRIFYAYYAPWDWVLGITMAEAEYQHVATEIQASLDRAALFRLAGIASGAVIAALVFYLVARQLTRQLQRISDELSASAGESANAADGVSEASHQLATGSNEQAAALEETSASLHEIESMVSHSSENAQRATKLTQESRSVADKGAQQMQAMTAAMERIQHTSRETSAIIKTIDEIAFQTNLLALNAAVEAARAGEAGAGFAVVAEEVRSLARRSAQAATETTSRIAEAIKSSEQGMTLTHQVGNSLSHIIGHIREMDELSEEIAAAGREQLNGISQINHAVQSMEGVTQNNAAASEETAAAAAELNAQTNTIRELIDDLQTLIKGRTRQKQTPAPELDEPPVAGPQKNAA, encoded by the coding sequence ATGTTCAAATCCTTCGCTCTTCGTCAACGGCTCCTCTGTCTCGGTATCTTTTGCGCCGTCGCGCCGCTGATCGCCGTCGCCCTGCTTTCCGAATGGGAAGGCCGGCGCCTGAAACACGAGGCGGCGACCCGCGTCGAAGCCCAGGTCAGCCAACAACTGAACCTGTTCACCCAAGGCCTGCGCCAACGTACCGCGCTGGCGGACACGCTCTTGCTGCAGAAGGTGGCGACCAGCCTCGGAGCCGCCGCCGAAATCATGGCCGCCAAAGGGCAACTGCAGATCGACGCCAGCCAGCCCGTCACCTGGCAGGCGGTCAACCAGATCAGCGGAGAAGCGAGCGAGATCACGCTGCCGCAAGTCGTGGTGGGAGGCGAATGGCTGGGGCAGGAAAGCACCTTTACCGCAGGCCGGGACGTCCCGGTCGTCGACCGCCTGCGCATGCGCACCGGCGACACCGCCACCATCTTCCAGCGCATGAACGAGCAAGGCGACATGCTCCGCATCGCCACCAACGTGGCAAAACTCGACGGCACCCGGGCCATCGGCACCTACATCCCCCATACCAGCCCCGTCGTACAGGCCGTGCTCGCGGGCGACACCTTCTACGGGCGCGCCTTTGTGGTGAACCAGCACTACATCACAGCCTACGAGCCCCTGAAAGACGACGCCGGCGAAGTTATCGGCATCCTCTACGTGGGCACGCCCGACGCCGTCGCCACCGTGTCCCTGCGCGAGCAGTTTGCCCAGACCAGGATCGGCGATAGCGGGCACATTTTTGTGATGAACGCCCAGGGCGGCAATCAAGGCAAGCTGCTCGTCGGCGCACCAGAATCGACGGAAGCGAAAGCCGATGCCTCGCCCCTTGCCTACGCCAGCGATGCCCAGCGCCAGGAATTGGCGACCCAGGCTCTTGCCCTGAAAGAGGGCGAGCTGGCGACCGAGCTGCGCGACCTGCCCAACTCGGGGGGCCAGCCCGAGGCGCAAAGGATCTTTTACGCCTATTACGCACCCTGGGATTGGGTGCTCGGCATCACCATGGCCGAAGCCGAATACCAGCACGTGGCCACCGAGATCCAGGCCAGTCTGGACCGTGCCGCCCTCTTCCGGCTCGCCGGCATCGCCAGTGGGGCCGTTATCGCCGCCCTAGTCTTCTACCTCGTGGCCCGCCAGCTGACGCGCCAGTTGCAACGTATCTCCGATGAACTCTCCGCCAGCGCCGGGGAATCTGCCAACGCCGCCGACGGAGTCTCCGAAGCCAGCCACCAGCTCGCCACTGGCTCCAACGAGCAGGCCGCCGCGTTGGAAGAAACGAGCGCCTCGCTGCACGAGATCGAAAGCATGGTCAGCCATAGCAGCGAAAACGCCCAGCGGGCCACCAAACTGACCCAGGAAAGCCGCAGCGTGGCCGACAAGGGAGCCCAGCAGATGCAGGCCATGACTGCAGCCATGGAGCGCATCCAGCACACCAGCCGCGAAACCTCCGCCATCATCAAGACGATCGACGAAATCGCCTTCCAGACCAACCTGCTGGCTCTGAACGCTGCCGTGGAAGCCGCCCGCGCCGGCGAGGCCGGGGCCGGTTTTGCCGTGGTGGCCGAAGAAGTGCGCTCGCTCGCCCGCCGTAGCGCCCAGGCCGCCACCGAAACGACTTCCCGCATCGCCGAAGCCATCAAAAGCAGCGAGCAGGGCATGACGCTGACCCACCAGGTGGGCAACAGCCTGAGCCACATCATCGGCCACATTCGCGAGATGGATGAACTGAGCGAAGAGATCGCCGCCGCCGGGCGTGAACAGCTCAACGGCATCAGCCAGATCAACCACGCGGTGCAATCCATGGAAGGCGTCACGCAAAACAACGCCGCCGCCTCCGAAGAAACCGCTGCGGCCGCCGCCGAGCTCAACGCCCAGACCAATACCATCCGTGAGCTGATCGACGACCTGCAAACCTTGATCAAGGGGCGGACCCGCCAAAAGCAAACGCCCGCGCCCGAACTCGACGAGCCCCCGGTCGCCGGACCGCAAAAAAATGCGGCATGA
- a CDS encoding glycoside hydrolase family 127 protein — MPHLLRPSLFSLAAMCLASTSFADAPRPQAEPFPLDQIRLEDGIFKQRQDTHLRYLKMVEPDRLLSAFLTRAGLEAKGERYGGWEARDITGHSLGHYLSALSLMYAATGDAELKQRIDYIVQELAAVQEANGDGYVMTVDKSAFEEIRAGKVRASPFNLNGVWVPFYTMHKVFAGLRDAYRYTGSEQALEVEKGMAEWVDSVFSPLTPEQVQEVLRTEHGGMNEVLADLSVDTGDERYLRMAIDYFNHRAVLDPMYEGRDALNGLHGNTQIPKVIGVAREYELTGEERFHTAATSFWDHVVNDRSYVIGGHGEGEHFFPVEEFPNKLTPYTCETCNTYNLHKLTGHLFAWSPDAAEMDFVERSQLNHILANTGHEEGEFGYFLTMESVGVKVFSSEFDSWWCCVGTGLENPARYAEQAYFHSPDGDTLWVNLFLGSRLDWPEKGLKLTQETDFPDDDTTRLIIDAEQPVRLALKLRQPYWCEKPEVKVNGKRVKVDGKPSSYLTLEREWKDGDVVELRLAMSLHSEPLPHSKGEIVSVLYGPSVLAAIVPEEPGIDNPGGERFSDHLAARGKTDAFAPLFVAPSVQKVLAGLKPTRKGFAEFRSKGVVQPQDLTFVPLYRIYDEQYAVYFPLLTQAQWKEREQEIRADRARQQQFEQATVDFIDCGYQQPEVEHELQEQSSRIEEVAGGKGRVADKGGHFSYQVAVDPQEPITLVATYWGSQWQRRTFDIYLDDELLQEATVGPETPGRFYEQQYAVPAELTRGKDHVRVRFQARSDGMAGTLFGLRAMRTGDMPAARE; from the coding sequence ATGCCCCACCTCCTCCGCCCCTCCTTGTTTTCCCTTGCCGCCATGTGCCTCGCCTCGACCAGCTTTGCGGATGCCCCGCGCCCGCAGGCCGAGCCCTTCCCGCTCGACCAGATCCGCCTGGAAGACGGCATCTTCAAGCAGCGGCAAGACACCCACCTGCGCTACCTGAAGATGGTCGAGCCCGACCGCCTGCTCTCCGCCTTCCTCACCCGCGCTGGGCTGGAGGCCAAGGGCGAACGCTACGGCGGCTGGGAGGCGCGCGACATCACCGGCCACTCGCTCGGGCACTACCTATCCGCTCTCAGCCTCATGTATGCCGCCACTGGCGATGCGGAGCTGAAGCAGCGGATCGACTACATCGTGCAAGAGCTGGCGGCAGTGCAGGAGGCCAACGGCGACGGCTACGTGATGACGGTCGACAAGTCTGCCTTCGAGGAGATCCGCGCTGGTAAGGTCCGGGCCTCGCCCTTCAACCTCAACGGGGTATGGGTGCCTTTTTATACCATGCACAAGGTCTTCGCCGGCCTGCGCGACGCCTACCGCTACACCGGCAGCGAACAGGCCCTGGAGGTCGAAAAAGGCATGGCCGAGTGGGTCGACAGCGTCTTCTCCCCTCTTACGCCCGAGCAGGTGCAGGAAGTCCTCCGCACCGAGCACGGCGGCATGAACGAAGTCCTTGCCGACCTCTCGGTCGATACCGGCGACGAGCGTTACCTGCGCATGGCGATCGACTACTTCAACCACCGCGCCGTGCTCGACCCGATGTATGAGGGCCGCGACGCGCTCAACGGCCTGCACGGCAACACCCAGATCCCCAAGGTGATCGGCGTCGCTCGCGAGTACGAGCTGACCGGCGAGGAACGCTTCCACACCGCCGCCACCAGCTTCTGGGACCACGTGGTCAACGACCGCTCTTACGTCATTGGCGGCCACGGCGAGGGCGAACACTTCTTTCCGGTGGAGGAGTTTCCAAACAAGCTGACGCCCTACACCTGCGAGACCTGCAACACCTATAACCTGCACAAGCTCACCGGACACCTCTTTGCGTGGTCGCCCGACGCGGCGGAGATGGATTTTGTCGAGCGCTCGCAGCTCAACCACATCCTCGCCAACACGGGGCATGAAGAGGGCGAGTTCGGCTACTTCCTCACCATGGAGTCCGTCGGCGTGAAGGTGTTTTCGAGCGAGTTCGATTCGTGGTGGTGCTGCGTGGGTACCGGCCTCGAAAACCCCGCCCGCTACGCCGAGCAGGCCTACTTTCACAGCCCTGATGGCGACACCCTGTGGGTCAACCTCTTCCTCGGCAGCCGTCTGGACTGGCCGGAGAAGGGCTTGAAGCTGACCCAGGAGACCGACTTCCCCGACGACGACACAACGCGACTGATCATCGACGCCGAGCAGCCCGTGCGCCTCGCCCTGAAGCTGCGCCAGCCCTATTGGTGCGAAAAGCCGGAGGTGAAGGTCAATGGCAAGCGTGTAAAGGTCGACGGCAAGCCCTCTTCCTACCTCACGCTGGAGCGCGAATGGAAAGACGGCGACGTGGTCGAGCTGCGCCTGGCGATGAGCCTGCACAGCGAGCCGCTGCCCCACTCCAAGGGCGAGATCGTCTCGGTGCTCTACGGCCCCAGCGTGCTGGCGGCCATCGTGCCCGAAGAGCCCGGCATCGACAACCCCGGCGGCGAACGCTTCAGCGACCACCTCGCGGCGCGCGGCAAGACGGATGCCTTCGCCCCGCTCTTCGTCGCCCCAAGCGTCCAGAAGGTGCTCGCGGGCCTCAAGCCCACCCGCAAGGGCTTTGCCGAGTTTCGCAGCAAAGGCGTGGTGCAGCCGCAAGACCTGACCTTCGTCCCGCTCTACCGCATCTACGACGAGCAATATGCCGTCTACTTCCCCCTGCTGACCCAGGCCCAGTGGAAGGAACGCGAGCAGGAGATCCGCGCCGACCGCGCCCGCCAGCAGCAATTTGAGCAAGCCACGGTCGACTTTATCGACTGCGGCTACCAACAGCCCGAGGTCGAGCACGAGCTGCAGGAACAGAGCAGCCGCATCGAGGAAGTCGCCGGCGGCAAGGGTCGCGTGGCGGACAAGGGCGGCCATTTCTCCTACCAGGTAGCCGTCGATCCCCAGGAGCCGATCACCCTCGTGGCCACCTACTGGGGCAGCCAGTGGCAGCGCCGCACCTTCGATATCTACCTCGACGACGAGCTGCTGCAGGAGGCCACCGTGGGGCCGGAGACGCCAGGCCGCTTCTACGAGCAGCAATACGCCGTGCCCGCCGAGCTGACCCGCGGCAAGGATCACGTGCGCGTGCGCTTCCAGGCCCGCTCCGATGGCATGGCCGGCACACTCTTTGGCCTGCGTGCCATGCGCACCGGCGACATGCCTGCCGCCCGCGAGTAG
- a CDS encoding VOC family protein, with translation MTTASSSTAIASRTVQPVPDWMNTLTPFVMCRDAAAAIEFYKEAFGGTEMSRLPSPEGWLLHAVVRIGDSLIMLADACPDRDLPPAEQLPHFAHMTVHLQVENVDEVFERAVKLGAKVSMPVSDMFWGDRYGRLIDPFGHHWAIATHIADLSPEELEQAAARACAASSPEA, from the coding sequence ATGACCACCGCCTCTTCTTCGACTGCTATCGCCTCCCGCACCGTCCAGCCCGTGCCGGACTGGATGAACACGCTGACCCCCTTTGTGATGTGCCGCGACGCGGCTGCCGCGATCGAGTTTTACAAGGAAGCTTTCGGCGGCACCGAGATGTCGCGCCTCCCGAGCCCGGAGGGTTGGCTGCTGCACGCAGTCGTGCGGATCGGCGATTCGCTGATTATGCTGGCCGACGCCTGCCCGGACCGCGACCTACCCCCGGCCGAGCAGCTGCCGCACTTTGCGCACATGACGGTCCACCTTCAGGTGGAGAACGTGGACGAGGTCTTCGAGCGCGCGGTGAAGCTCGGCGCCAAGGTCTCGATGCCGGTCAGCGACATGTTTTGGGGCGACCGCTACGGCCGCTTGATCGACCCCTTCGGCCACCACTGGGCCATTGCCACCCACATTGCCGATCTCAGCCCCGAAGAGCTGGAGCAAGCCGCCGCCCGGGCCTGCGCCGCCAGCTCGCCCGAAGCGTGA
- a CDS encoding VOC family protein: MSTSPAQTPVKPVPDWMNTITPHLTCRNAMDAIAFYEKAFGAKTLHAMQMPDGALMHAMLQFGDSHIMMNEENEQWGCFSPLSLKGSPVTIHLQVEDVDAAFARAVDAGCKVTMPLADMFWGDRYGTVEDPFGHRWSLASTIAELTPEEMQAAAAEAMSGACCGEMANQ, translated from the coding sequence ATGAGCACCTCTCCCGCACAGACCCCCGTCAAGCCGGTCCCGGACTGGATGAACACGATTACGCCGCACCTCACCTGTCGCAACGCGATGGATGCGATTGCGTTTTACGAAAAGGCTTTTGGCGCCAAGACCCTCCACGCGATGCAAATGCCCGACGGCGCGCTGATGCATGCGATGCTGCAATTCGGCGATTCCCACATCATGATGAATGAGGAAAACGAGCAGTGGGGCTGCTTCAGTCCGCTTTCGCTCAAGGGCTCGCCGGTCACGATCCACCTACAGGTCGAAGACGTCGATGCCGCCTTCGCACGGGCGGTCGACGCGGGCTGCAAGGTGACGATGCCGCTGGCCGACATGTTCTGGGGCGACCGCTACGGCACGGTGGAAGACCCGTTCGGCCACCGCTGGTCGCTCGCCTCGACCATTGCCGAGCTGACGCCGGAGGAGATGCAGGCGGCTGCGGCCGAAGCGATGAGCGGGGCTTGCTGCGGCGAAATGGCCAACCAGTAG
- the hemL gene encoding glutamate-1-semialdehyde 2,1-aminomutase, with product MQRSTELFERAKKIIPGGVNSPVRSFRSVGGAPFFTERAAGAKLFTADGQELIDFVCTWGPAIHGHNCRPVHDAVADALDKGTSFGTPNPYEVELAELVVEWVPSVEMVRMVNSGTEATMSAIRLARGYTGRTKIIKFAGCYHGHVDSLLVKAGSGALTLGNPDSAGIPADLARHTIVLPYNDTAALDAAFAEHGDDIAGVIVESYPANCGLILPVEGYLRHLRAICDRYRSVLIFDEVMTGFRLAKGGVQELEGITPDLTAMGKVIGGGLPVGAFGGKREIMEMLAPLGPVYQAGTLSGNPLAMAAGIAQLRLLEEKDPYAMLDAMGGSLADVLLAAAKEKGIPLQVPQRGSMFALFFAEEPVRNFDEAVASRTDLFNKVFRYALDHGVYLPPSAYETCFLCTAHTPEILDKAAEVLTAAIKAL from the coding sequence ATGCAGCGATCGACCGAGCTTTTTGAACGTGCGAAGAAGATCATCCCCGGCGGGGTCAACAGCCCCGTGCGTTCCTTCCGGAGCGTGGGCGGCGCGCCGTTCTTTACCGAGCGGGCGGCAGGGGCGAAGCTCTTCACGGCCGACGGCCAGGAGCTGATCGACTTTGTCTGCACCTGGGGCCCGGCTATCCACGGGCACAATTGCCGCCCGGTGCACGACGCCGTGGCCGATGCGCTGGACAAGGGCACGAGCTTCGGCACGCCCAACCCCTACGAGGTGGAGCTGGCCGAGCTGGTGGTCGAGTGGGTGCCGTCGGTCGAGATGGTGCGCATGGTCAACAGCGGCACCGAGGCCACGATGAGCGCGATTCGCCTCGCGCGAGGTTACACGGGTCGCACCAAGATCATCAAGTTCGCCGGTTGCTACCACGGCCACGTCGACAGCCTGCTGGTCAAGGCTGGCTCGGGTGCGCTTACGCTGGGCAACCCGGACAGCGCGGGCATCCCGGCCGATCTCGCGCGCCACACCATCGTACTGCCCTACAACGATACGGCGGCGCTCGATGCGGCTTTTGCCGAGCACGGCGACGACATCGCGGGCGTGATCGTGGAGTCCTACCCCGCCAACTGCGGCCTCATTCTGCCGGTAGAGGGCTACCTCCGACACCTGCGCGCCATTTGCGACCGCTACCGCAGCGTGCTGATCTTTGACGAAGTGATGACCGGCTTCCGCCTCGCCAAGGGCGGCGTGCAGGAGCTCGAAGGCATCACGCCCGACCTGACCGCGATGGGCAAGGTGATCGGCGGCGGCCTCCCGGTGGGTGCGTTTGGCGGCAAGCGCGAGATCATGGAGATGCTGGCGCCGCTCGGCCCGGTTTATCAGGCAGGTACACTCTCCGGCAATCCGCTGGCGATGGCCGCCGGTATCGCCCAGCTACGCCTGCTGGAGGAGAAAGACCCTTACGCGATGCTCGATGCGATGGGCGGCAGCCTGGCGGATGTATTGCTCGCAGCGGCGAAGGAAAAGGGCATCCCGCTGCAGGTGCCGCAACGGGGCTCGATGTTTGCGCTCTTCTTTGCCGAGGAGCCCGTGCGCAACTTCGACGAGGCCGTCGCCAGCCGCACGGACTTGTTCAACAAGGTGTTCCGCTACGCGCTCGACCACGGGGTCTACCTGCCGCCGAGCGCCTACGAAACGTGCTTCCTCTGCACGGCTCACACCCCGGAAATCCTCGACAAGGCCGCCGAAGTGCTGACGGCAGCCATCAAGGCGTTGTAG
- a CDS encoding LURP-one-related family protein, whose product MQYPLSLSFKIVAIAPQIQITDAAGTPLLYVRQKAFKMKEEIEVFTDDSRSKRLYTIKADRILDFSATYTFRNEAGDAIGSMKRHGMRSLWRTHYEIMGDNGEVIFEIREKNPWVKMADGIFGEIPIVGMFSGYMFNPTYEVRLPGQEDQVLFEMIKKPAFFESSFELQRKQELGIVEEYRVLLSLLMMVLLERDRG is encoded by the coding sequence ATGCAATACCCCCTGTCTCTCTCCTTCAAGATCGTCGCGATTGCGCCGCAGATCCAGATCACGGATGCCGCCGGCACGCCTTTGCTCTACGTGCGCCAGAAAGCCTTCAAGATGAAGGAAGAGATCGAGGTGTTTACCGACGACTCGCGCAGCAAGCGGCTCTATACGATCAAGGCCGACCGCATCCTCGACTTCAGCGCCACCTATACCTTCCGCAACGAAGCGGGCGACGCAATCGGCAGCATGAAGCGGCACGGCATGCGCTCCCTCTGGCGCACGCACTACGAGATCATGGGCGACAACGGAGAGGTGATCTTCGAGATCCGCGAGAAAAACCCATGGGTGAAGATGGCCGACGGCATTTTTGGCGAAATCCCCATCGTCGGCATGTTCAGCGGCTACATGTTCAACCCCACCTACGAGGTGCGTCTCCCCGGGCAGGAAGACCAGGTGCTCTTCGAGATGATCAAGAAGCCCGCCTTCTTCGAAAGCTCTTTCGAGCTGCAGCGCAAGCAGGAGCTGGGCATCGTGGAAGAATACCGGGTGCTGCTGAGCCTGCTCATGATGGTATTACTCGAACGCGACAGAGGTTAA
- a CDS encoding ATP-binding protein yields the protein MAESKRHDPLENVLGRIDDLDQASLGILVKRLARERRLLNSVFNTLREGLLVIDASGIIEYANASACQMLGFHQREVGKLSLWKAVPDLTRTLRFGPGGQLREENNLTRELQLNYPEKRLVRLYIVNFEDELAAGTAVAQYAVILSDVTQEKTQTQQEIETARVRSIIQLSAGVAHELGNPLNSLNIHLQVMKRQLDKMSPDRAVEKLQRSLHICQGEVERLDGIIAHFLHAVRPQAPDFSELNLVRVLEESLEVMGPELESAGIKVDVELGAKVPLIDGDRQQVKQVLFNLLKNARQAMKDGGTIRIWANSDDDFVYLQVLDEGEGIADEDLPKVFQPYFSTKAEGHGLGMMICERIMRDHGGQIGINSRVGVGTAVTLQFPQKHRRVRMLEMGS from the coding sequence ATGGCCGAATCGAAACGGCATGATCCTCTGGAAAACGTGTTGGGCCGGATCGACGACCTCGATCAGGCGAGTCTGGGCATCCTGGTGAAGCGGTTGGCGCGCGAGCGGCGGCTGCTCAACAGCGTGTTCAATACCCTGCGCGAGGGGCTGCTGGTGATCGATGCCAGTGGGATCATCGAGTATGCCAACGCGAGCGCGTGCCAGATGCTGGGATTTCACCAGCGCGAGGTGGGCAAGCTGAGCCTCTGGAAGGCCGTGCCCGACCTCACACGCACCTTGCGCTTCGGCCCCGGCGGCCAGTTGCGGGAGGAAAACAACCTCACGCGCGAGTTGCAGCTCAACTACCCGGAGAAGCGCCTTGTGCGGCTCTACATCGTCAATTTTGAGGACGAGCTGGCAGCGGGCACTGCCGTGGCCCAATACGCGGTGATCCTCAGCGATGTGACGCAGGAAAAGACGCAGACGCAGCAGGAGATCGAGACCGCGCGCGTGCGCTCGATCATCCAGCTCTCGGCTGGCGTGGCGCACGAGCTGGGCAACCCGCTCAATTCGCTCAACATCCACCTGCAGGTGATGAAGCGCCAGCTCGACAAGATGTCGCCCGACCGGGCGGTGGAGAAGCTGCAGCGCAGCCTGCACATCTGCCAGGGAGAGGTGGAGCGGCTCGACGGCATCATCGCGCACTTCCTCCATGCGGTGCGCCCGCAGGCCCCGGACTTCTCGGAGTTGAACCTCGTGCGTGTGCTGGAGGAGAGCCTCGAAGTGATGGGGCCGGAGCTGGAGAGCGCGGGCATCAAGGTGGATGTGGAGCTGGGGGCGAAAGTGCCGTTGATCGACGGCGACCGCCAGCAGGTGAAGCAGGTGCTCTTCAACCTGCTCAAGAACGCGCGGCAGGCGATGAAGGATGGCGGCACGATCCGCATCTGGGCCAACAGCGACGACGACTTCGTCTACCTGCAGGTGCTCGACGAGGGCGAGGGGATTGCGGATGAGGATTTGCCCAAGGTCTTCCAGCCATACTTCAGCACCAAGGCGGAAGGGCATGGGCTGGGCATGATGATTTGCGAGCGTATCATGCGCGACCACGGCGGCCAGATCGGCATCAACAGCCGGGTCGGGGTCGGGACGGCGGTGACGTTGCAGTTCCCGCAAAAGCACCGCCGCGTGCGCATGCTCGAAATGGGGAGCTGA
- a CDS encoding AraC family transcriptional regulator, which yields MPPHPVNYDSYLSTPAPLFEWGIVLSAAGCAHTAPGQAYPPTPHPQGHHFSWERGRILDGLQIVLVTGGTGELEIRHYGTFELTAGSAFLLLPQVWHRYRPNPHTGWNESWIEIRGPLVNHLLQTGSLSHDRVVRHRVLAGRLGQVLDAIHQRTRSLQRSTPELSALAMQALAAWADRPSTQASSRVADAIEQAEQILTDRHAEDLNMPELAQQLGLAYSHMRREFKKLTGYSPWQYVLHVRLSRVCRLLLSSDLTLDQIAGEVGFSSAFHLSTQFKKVYGSSPLHWKRNITRTVK from the coding sequence TTGCCTCCCCACCCCGTCAACTACGATTCCTACCTCTCGACGCCCGCCCCCTTATTCGAGTGGGGCATCGTCTTGAGCGCCGCCGGTTGCGCCCACACCGCCCCCGGCCAAGCCTACCCGCCGACCCCTCACCCGCAGGGGCACCACTTCAGCTGGGAACGCGGTCGCATCCTCGATGGGCTGCAGATCGTGCTCGTCACCGGCGGCACCGGCGAGTTGGAGATCCGCCACTACGGCACCTTCGAGCTGACGGCCGGCTCCGCCTTCCTCCTGCTGCCGCAAGTGTGGCACCGCTACCGCCCCAACCCGCACACCGGCTGGAACGAAAGCTGGATCGAAATCCGCGGCCCCCTCGTCAACCACCTCCTGCAAACCGGCAGCCTCTCGCACGACCGCGTCGTGCGCCACCGCGTGCTGGCCGGTCGCCTCGGTCAGGTGCTCGACGCCATCCACCAGCGTACCCGCAGCCTCCAGCGCTCCACGCCCGAGCTCTCCGCCCTCGCCATGCAAGCCCTTGCAGCCTGGGCCGACCGCCCCAGCACCCAAGCCAGCAGCCGTGTGGCCGACGCCATCGAGCAGGCCGAGCAGATCCTGACCGACCGCCACGCCGAAGACCTCAACATGCCCGAGCTTGCCCAGCAGCTAGGCCTCGCCTACAGCCACATGCGCCGCGAGTTCAAAAAGCTGACCGGCTACTCTCCCTGGCAATACGTGCTGCACGTGCGCCTCTCTCGCGTGTGCCGCCTCCTGCTCTCCAGCGATCTGACGCTCGACCAGATTGCGGGCGAGGTAGGCTTCAGCTCCGCCTTTCACCTCTCGACCCAGTTCAAGAAGGTCTACGGCTCTTCCCCTCTGCACTGGAAGCGCAACATCACCCGCACGGTGAAATAA